The Drosophila ananassae strain 14024-0371.13 chromosome 4 unlocalized genomic scaffold, ASM1763931v2 tig00000073, whole genome shotgun sequence sequence CCAAAGAAACAACGCCAACCGCAAATTCTATATTTCTGAACGTTTTAAATTTACTATCCAGGTaatctattttttctttttttctagcCACTTTTCTGCTGCTGTTATACCAAAAACACATACCAGCATGGAAAGCAACACACACAACTGCAGCTACTATACCCAAAGCTAATAGCTTTCTACTGTCTTctgattcttttttattcTCTTTTCTCCCTTGATGAGTGGTATTACCATTGTTAATATTCGTTATATTATTAACCGTAGTGTGACCACGTCCACCGAATAAAGAATCCATCCAGCATTGTAATAGCAAATAATCCCAAAAGTCTAAACCTCTATTGTGTACATGTATATGTGTAATCTGAGAGCCTGTAGGTTGTGCGTTATTCCCTGCGTTATATTGATCATTTCTGCTTCCTGTATCGTGCCTATTGCTTGAATTTGGATGTGTAAATTTTTCATACgcatttttaaaattctcCTCACTCCAATTTGTGGTATTTTGCGTATTACAAAATTGTAAAAACTCTTTAACATCACTGTTACTACCAGATTTCTTTATATAGGCTAACGCATACCTTTTTAAAACACTATAACTTGCTACCATAAATACCCTCTTAAGTTaagattaaattaataaatatttattataacaaGATAACATCTACTTGTCAACTTGAGCCTGATTCAAGTATCCGTTCAGAGTGTGGCAGAAGAACTTATTCAAATAAAGTAGGTggtaaaatataaacattttataaagtGAAAAATGGATTTTTCAGACCACTGCCGAGCTAAAAAAGCCCTAAAAACCGTGATACTTAGGCCACTTCTTGCTTAAGCTGTACAATTTCAGCTTGAGAAAGGCCAGTGGATTCAGCTATTAAATTAACAGATACACCAGCTTTAAGTAAATTTTTTGCAACTTCGATTTTTCCTTTCTCTATACCTTCCTCAAGTTTGTATTCAAGAATGGCTTCTTCTTTCCGCAGATCCATTATTCTTTCTTCATATGCTACTAAATCTTTTTCATTCCAGCAAAACTTGTCTAACTCATCATATGCTAGCTTTACTATTGGTGATTTTTCTGCTATCAActatgttttttaaaaatttttttatttgtgtaatTTTGCAAATTATATGGGCAATAAAAACCCGTTTGTCATAGAAATAGAATTTTATATCAAACAGCTACCACAGCAATTTCTGCTTAAGCTAATGAATATGTGCTTTAAGTCTGTGTGGACGCACATATTCATTAGCCAATTTCAGTTACCGTTGTGAAGATTTTTAAGTATGCAAATTAATTGCTTCTTTAAGTCTTGTATTAGCAATTACTATAATTTTACGCATTAGGGCTGTTATAGCCACCATCTTCTTCTTACCACTTTCAACAAGCTTAGAATAAAAGGCGCCAAGTATAGATTTTGACCTTGTAGCAGCCATAGCGGCTGTAAAGAGCTTTGAACGAACGTTACTTCTACCACCTGTAATCCTTCGGTAACCAACAGCTTTACCACTTTCTTTTGGATGCGGTGCAACTCCGGCAAGACTTGCTACTTCTTTTCTGTTTAAGTAACCAAGCTCTGGcattaaacacaaaaaatcTTGTGATAACTTTTTACCTATTCCAGGAACtgttttaagaattttttggCGTTGTTGTAATTCGCGGCTTTCATCAATAATCTTTTGTATAGTATCATTGAGTTCGTTTATTTGACTATCGAAAAACTCAATGGTCTTTTGACAGCTTTCTTTTATATGATCATTTTCCGGTGCTTCAAGTCTGCATTTTTCTTGAGTTCTCATTTGCGTAATATCATCACGACGTTGACAAAGTGCAGCCAAAGTTGATTGTTCTGTAGAGGTAGGTACAAATAGAGAGATAGTTCTATGGCGTTCAAATCCATATTGAGCAAGAGCTCTTGCATCTAGACTTTGCTAAAGTTCCgtgagataaaataaagctTTTTACTTTACGAGTATTAGCTCGATGCACGGCAATATTTTTGTCGGTAAGAAAATGTGATAAGCCAAGCTCATATTTCCCTGTATTTTCTAAAGTCACTAAAGCATTAGGTAGAATATCTGAAAACTCTTGAAATAATTGTTGCCAACCAGAAGCATTATTATCAAATTCGACAGCATTCTTCTGTTTGTGAATTGCAAcgacatttttaaattttccgatgTCAATGCCAATAAAATTTTGATAAGATGTAACCATAATAAACCTCGATAGTTTTAGTTAATTTAAGATTGTAAACGGGTGCATATATATGTCCCAAGCAACTATTCAAACGTATCGAGAGATAGGGCTAGCGTACCTTGATACCAACGGTTGTAATACCAATTTCCTTTCGGTCGCGCACGCCCGCTATTCCTAGTGAGCAGGGTTATCTTTCTCTCTTATCTCTTTTATATCACGTTTTTAACTTACAATTTCCTTAGATGGAAAATAGAGATATtacataaaattttaaatccgGTCTCAAAGTTGAAGAATGTAGGCTTGGAATAGCAGAAAGACTAATGAGATATCTAACAGTTGTGAGTATTATTGCTTGGAGAATTTTCTTTATTACATCAATTGCAAGAACTAACCCAACATTACCATGTACTGCCTTATTAGCTGAGGAAGAATGGAAAGTTTTATATGTTAAAATACACAGGAAACCATGTCCAAATATAGCCCCTACTATAAAAGAAGCCGTTTCGTGAACTTGGAGGTCATTTAGCAAGAAAAAGCGACCCAAAACCAGGACCAATTACTCTTTGGAAAGGATATAAACGTCTCTTTGATTTAGCAGAAGGATGGCGACTTGCTCACGAACCTCATATTTGTGGGTAATAGTAAGATTTGATATGCTGCCAACACTTATgttcaaattaaaaatgtcaTTTATGATACTAGCCACTTCACGCTTTGAGTTTTTGTAAAATCCGCTGAGTGCTGCAATTATAGACTTAACCCTTGGACCAAATGTATCTGGCGTAACACCTTCTGGTAACTTgctactttttctttttctgcaTCTCCAACAACGACCATGTTCCAATTACTACATAAGGCCTAATTTCCGGAAGATCAACTTTTTGGTGAACATAAGGTTTTTCGCATATTACAAGCTCTCCTCCGCATTCGCAAATATTAGGCAACTCTATTTTTACTACTTTATCCGCTTCCATTGTGGCATGAAAATTTCCTTTATGCCCAACCTGATCGCCAACATTCCTTTCGCTTTTTGGCttgtccttttttgttttgtacaATTCTTTAGAGCTCGGTAGAGATGAATTTTTCGAGTTTAAACCAAGCCTCTCTTTCAACTCAGCGTTCTCAATCCTCAAGGCCTTATTTTCTGCCTCTAACTCTTCTATCCTCCCTTCcaacttttctattttttgctgtaaatTTTTGCAGAGTTCTCAAAGGTTTACCACATTACCTCACTTTTGCTCTATGATTATCTTTATTATCTTGCTTTGTCTACCTTATTTTGCCGCTCCCCTGAACGGATACAATttactaaacagaaaaaaaggcaaaagaaacccCGTGTTAGCTAGTTGTCACTCTCTAATCCTGCAAATTGGCGTACTATACTGTCTTGAACGACTTATAAGCGCGTTTCAGCTTGTGTAGGTAAAAACCTAGAAATATTGTGAAGACATAAGGTGCAcatagtgcaaaaaattaaaaataagacGCCAACTACGTTGTTTTCTTGCTGTTTAATCTGCACAGATGAAGATAACTGAATACCTTCAGTTTTATGATAAGAGGGCTGGCGGAGTTTGTAAAGTAATTTTTTCGTTTCTATTCCCAATAAAAGTTTGTTATATGGTTATGCAAGAAGTCTATTATAAATGAAATGAATGTGAAAAATATCTTATTAGCGTTTTTAGTACAAATGGTATTCAGTTTGCCGCTATTTGCAGCTGATCCTGTTTTGCTCAACTGCATTGAAACTCCAGAAATATATGACCTTGATGCAAGGCCAAAAAATTTTAACTCTTCAAACAATTTAAGAAGAAAACCTGGTTCTCCAAATAGTGCAATAGGAGAATTAATACACATAGTAGGTAAAATTACTGATATAAACTGTTTACCAATACAAAACGCTGTAGTTTCTATATGGCACGCGAATTCACGCGGCGTGAACCATTACGATAAGAATATAGAGGATGATCTGAATTTTGCTGGATCAGGAAGGTTTGTAGTGAATAATCTTggctattataattttattacgATAGCACCTGGTAAAATTGGTGATAGAGCTCCACATATCAACTTTCTAGTTCAACATCCGGATTTTCCAGAATTCACAACGCAAATGTTTTTTGCTGACCATAATTGCGATAATTGCGCTGATCCTGTTCTTGAAGATTTTGTTAGTAATGGGCTTGCAAGCCTTCTCATAACACCATTTACTTACAGTGATCAGGTCATAAAAACCTATACGTTTAACATTACCTTGGGCGGATATAATAAGTTCTctaataaaagataaaaaaccTTGCATGTAAGGGAGTCCATAGTAAACTTAAGTGTTATTGTACTTAGGATGTATATGAAAAATATCTTACTGATGTTTTTGCTATGTTTTATGTACAGTTTACAATTATTTGCAACGGAGATACCAGCAATGAAAATAACAATTTCTAAAATTTCGCCCGATTTTAAAACAATAGTAATGGGTTTATTTGAAGACAACGAAACCGTAAATGATGACGGAGTTTTGCAAGGAAAACAGGTCATAGATAATATAAAGCAATTTAGCGATTTCAATGGAAGTTTTGGTGAATTTTTCTCTACTGCTTTGccagaagaaaaaaatgttatagtTGTTGGACTGGGTAAGAAGGATGAATggaatgaaaataaagaattaaATATTGGTGGTAAAATATATTGTGAGCTAAGcagattaaaaattaaaaaagcagCGGTTTTAATCGAAGGTAGTGCAGCAAATGTTGCATATGGTGCGTTTCTGCGTAGTTTTAAGTTTGATAAgtataaaactaaaaaggaTGAGAAAATTACAGAGGTAGAGGAGATTACCGTATTAGTAAAAGATGAACAATTAAGTAATGCTGAAAGATCATTTGAGCACTTAAGGCAAGAAGGTGAGAGTATATTCCTTGCGCGCTCTTTTATAACAGAGCCTCCTAACATTCTATATCCAGAATCCTATGCTgatcatataaaaaaagaacTTACTAAGCTTGGCCTTGAAATCGAGGTGCTTGATAAAAAGCAGATggaagagaaaaaaatgggAGCCTTGCTTGGAGTTGCACAAGGAAGTAGTAAAGAACCAAAATTAGTAGTGATAAAATGGAATGGGGCTTCTAAAGAACAAAAGCCTATAGCTTTTGTTGGTAAAGGTATAACGTTTGACACTGGTGGAGTATCACTCAAACCTTCACGTGGTATGGAGTCGATGAAATATGATATGGCAGGCTCTGCTACTGTGGTTGGGGTGATGCATGCTTTAGCAGGACGAAAAGCAAAAGTAAATGCAATTGGCGTGGTCGCACTTGCAGAAAATGCAGTGGGTGGTAATGCTCAAAGACCAAGTGATGTAGTAACTTCAATGTCTGGACAAACAATAGAAGTGTTGAACACCGATGCAGAAGGAAGGCTCATACTTGCAGATGCTTTATGGTATACGCAAGATAGATTCTCACCAAAATTTATGATTGATCTTGCAACTTTAACTGGTGCTATAGTGGTTGCACTTGGAAATAACGAATATGCTGGTCTTTTTTCAAATAATGATGAATTAGCAAACCGTCTGATTGATGCAGGAAATGAAGTAAATGAGAAGTTATGGCGTTTTCCTATGAATGAAACTTATGACAAAATTATTGATTCACCGATTGCTGATGTTCAAAACATCGCTCCTGCAGGCTCTGGTGGAGATAGCATAATGGCTGCACAGTTTTTACAGCGTTTTGTGAATGAAACTTGCTGGGCACATTTAGATATCGCAGGCACTGCTTGGCACGAGAAAGGTACTGACATTTGTCCAAGAGGAGCAGTAGGTTTTGGTGTAAGGTTACTTAATAAGTTGGTTGAGAAGTAC is a genomic window containing:
- the LOC123257869 gene encoding probable cytosol aminopeptidase, giving the protein MYMKNILLMFLLCFMYSLQLFATEIPAMKITISKISPDFKTIVMGLFEDNETVNDDGVLQGKQVIDNIKQFSDFNGSFGEFFSTALPEEKNVIVVGLGKKDEWNENKELNIGGKIYCELSRLKIKKAAVLIEGSAANVAYGAFLRSFKFDKYKTKKDEKITEVEEITVLVKDEQLSNAERSFEHLRQEGESIFLARSFITEPPNILYPESYADHIKKELTKLGLEIEVLDKKQMEEKKMGALLGVAQGSSKEPKLVVIKWNGASKEQKPIAFVGKGITFDTGGVSLKPSRGMESMKYDMAGSATVVGVMHALAGRKAKVNAIGVVALAENAVGGNAQRPSDVVTSMSGQTIEVLNTDAEGRLILADALWYTQDRFSPKFMIDLATLTGAIVVALGNNEYAGLFSNNDELANRLIDAGNEVNEKLWRFPMNETYDKIIDSPIADVQNIAPAGSGGDSIMAAQFLQRFVNETCWAHLDIAGTAWHEKGTDICPRGAVGFGVRLLNKLVEKYYEAND